A window from Fragaria vesca subsp. vesca linkage group LG5, FraVesHawaii_1.0, whole genome shotgun sequence encodes these proteins:
- the LOC101313709 gene encoding multidrug and toxin extrusion protein 1-like codes for MCNLDPSSPSSFKAHFMKPNKTHDQDVDQDQELHRWPTLSEALQEIKAIGKISGPTTITGLLLYSRAMISMLFLGYLGELELAGGSLSIGFANITGYSVISGLAMGMEPICGQAYGAKQMKLLGLTLQRTVLLLLSTSIPISFMWFNMKRILLWCGQDEEISSVAHTFILFSIPDLFFLSLLHPLRIYLRTQSITLPVTYCSAISVIFHVPLNFLLVVKLEMGVAGVAIAMVWTNLNLFILLFSFTYFSNVYKDSWVAPSSDCLKGWSSLLALAIPTCISVCLEWWWYEFMILLCGLLTNPKATIASMGILIQTTSLVYVFPSSLSLGVSTRIGNELGANRPAKARISMIVSLGCAFALGLLAMLFTTLMRHQWGRFFTNDTEILELTAIALPIAGLCELGNCPQTTGCGVLRGSARPTVGANINLGSFYLVGMPVAMVMGFVVKMGFAGLWLGLLAAQGSCALLMLYVLCTTDWMVQVKRASELTAETSSGTSTATANPTLPITSPPKKQVNDNIEEILCIKDDDDDDQLLKLYAVPLETDPLII; via the exons ATGTGCAACCTCGATCCCTCTTCTCCTTCTTCATTCAAAGCACACTTCATGAAACCCAACAAAACTCATGATCAAGATGTTGATCAGGATCAAGAACTCCACAGATGGCCAACTCTCTCCGAG GCTTTACAAGAAATCAAAGCCATAGGGAAGATCTCTGGTCCAACAACCATCACTGGTCTCCTTCTGTACTCCAGAGCCATGATCTCCATGCTTTTCCTCGGCTACCTCGGCGAGCTTGAGCTCGCCGGAGGCTCTCTCTCCATCGGTTTCGCCAACATAACCGGCTACTCTGTAATCTCAGGACTCGCCATGGGAATGGAACCCATTTGCGGACAAGCTTACGGCGCCAAACAAATGAAGCTTCTAGGCCTAACACTTCAAAGAACAGTTCTTCTCTTGCTCTCAACCTCCATCCCCATTTCCTTCATGTGGTTCAACATGAAGAGAATCCTCCTTTGGTGTGGCCAAGATGAGGAGATTTCCTCAGTTGCTCACACTTTCATTCTCTTCTCCATTCCTGACCTCTTCTTTCTCTCGCTTCTTCACCCTTTGAGAATCTACTTGAGAACTCAAAGCATCACATTACCAGTCACTTATTGCTCTGCCATCTCTGTCATCTTTCATGTTCCTTTGAATTTTCTCCTTGTCGTTAAGCTGGAAATGGGTGTCGCCGGCGTTGCCATAGCCATGGTGTGGACTAATCTCAATCTCTTCATTCTATTGTTCTCGTTTACGTACTTTTCAAATGTTTATAAGGACTCGTGGGTTGCTCCGAGCTCCGATTGCCTTAAGGGATGGTCGTCTTTGCTGGCTCTAGCAATCCCAACTTGTATCTCTGTCTGCTTGGAATGGTGGTGGTATGAGTTCATGATATTGCTGTGTGGACTACTGACCAACCCCAAAGCAACAATTGCTTCCATGGGAATACTAATCCAAACCACTTCTCTTGTCTATGTGTTCCCATCATCACTAAGCCTTGGAGTCTCCACAAGAATTGGGAATGAATTAGGGGCTAATAGACCAGCCAAAGCCCGAATCTCCATGATCGTCTCCCTTGGCTGTGCTTTCGCTTTAGGCCTACTAGCCATGTTGTTCACAACCTTGATGAGACACCAATGGGGAAGATTCTTCACAAACGACACGGAGATTCTCGAGCTCACCGCCATTGCATTGCCGATAGCCGGGCTCTGCGAGCTTGGAAACTGCCCGCAGACCACCGGCTGCGGCGTTCTAAGGGGAAGCGCAAGACCTACAGTTGGAGCCAACATCAATTTGGGGTCTTTTTATTTGGTGGGGATGCCTGTTGCCATGGTTATGGGGTTCGTCGTAAAAATGGGGTTTGCCGGACTCTGGTTGGGTTTGCTTGCGGCTCAAGGCTCCTGTGCCTTGCTCATGCTCTATGTTCTATGCACCACAGACTGGATGGTTCAGGTGAAAAGAGCAAGTGAGCTCACTGCCGAAACTAGCTCCGGTACTTCAACTGCTACTGCTAATCCGACATTACCAATAACATCACCACCCAAGAAGCAGGTTAATGATAATATTGAAGAGATTTTATGCATTAAAGATGATGATGACGATGATCAGCTTCTGAAGTTATATGCAGTGCCACTTGAAACAGACCCTCTAATTATCTGA